From one Kiritimatiellia bacterium genomic stretch:
- a CDS encoding phosphoribosylaminoimidazolesuccinocarboxamide synthase, with amino-acid sequence MIPEERIRRELKNTIRETNLPALGRRETGKVRDSYLQKEKRILIATDRISAFDRVLGTIPFKGQVLNQLAAFWFEQTKHLVPNHILDVPDPNVMAAAECEQLPLEIIVRGYITGVTKTSLWFNYQQGVRNYCGHVLPEGLRKDQKLDKPIVTPTTKLESHDRPVSRAEVVREGLVTAEIFDKAADICLKLFDYGTKFAHQRGLILVDTKYELGFLNGKLAVSDEIHTPDSSRYWFAGQYEELFAAGKDQRKLDKEYVREWFAARGFRGEGAPPAMPDEIRIEAAKRYIQAYEIITGREFVATEEPPLERMERNLRDKGYMK; translated from the coding sequence ATGATACCGGAAGAACGCATCCGCCGGGAACTGAAAAATACCATCCGGGAGACGAATCTGCCCGCGCTCGGCCGCAGGGAAACCGGCAAGGTGCGCGATTCTTATCTCCAGAAAGAAAAACGCATTCTGATCGCAACCGACCGCATCTCGGCGTTTGACCGCGTGCTCGGCACAATTCCCTTCAAGGGACAGGTTCTCAATCAGCTGGCCGCATTCTGGTTTGAACAGACCAAACACCTGGTCCCCAACCATATTCTTGACGTCCCCGACCCGAACGTGATGGCGGCGGCCGAATGCGAACAGCTTCCCCTGGAAATAATTGTGCGGGGCTACATCACCGGCGTCACCAAAACTTCGCTCTGGTTCAATTACCAGCAGGGCGTCAGGAATTACTGCGGCCATGTCCTGCCCGAGGGACTGCGTAAAGATCAGAAACTGGACAAACCGATCGTCACGCCCACCACCAAACTGGAGTCCCACGACCGTCCGGTCTCGCGCGCGGAGGTCGTCCGGGAAGGATTGGTTACCGCGGAAATTTTTGACAAAGCCGCGGATATTTGCTTAAAGCTTTTTGACTACGGGACCAAATTTGCGCACCAGCGCGGGCTCATTCTGGTTGACACCAAATACGAACTCGGTTTCCTGAACGGCAAACTGGCGGTTTCCGACGAAATCCACACGCCGGATTCGTCGCGTTACTGGTTCGCCGGACAATACGAAGAGCTTTTCGCCGCCGGCAAAGACCAGCGCAAGCTGGACAAGGAATACGTGCGCGAATGGTTCGCGGCAAGAGGTTTCCGCGGCGAAGGCGCGCCGCCGGCCATGCCGGACGAAATCCGGATTGAAGCGGCAAAACGCTATATCCAGGCCTACGAAATTATCACCGGCCGGGAATTTGTTGCAACCGAAGAGCCGCCGTTGGAGCGCATGGAAAGAAATCTGCGGGACAAAGGATACATGAAATAG